Proteins co-encoded in one Phalacrocorax carbo chromosome 5, bPhaCar2.1, whole genome shotgun sequence genomic window:
- the SPTB gene encoding spectrin beta chain, erythrocytic isoform X3 encodes MTSANDYEQLELQQHYSRINVRWDASDDELDNDNSSARLFERSRIKALADEREAVQKKTFTKWVNSHLARVTCRISDLYMDLRDGRVLIKLLEVLSGELLPKPTKGRMRIHCLENVDKALQFLKEQRVHLENMGSHDIVDGNHRLVLGLIWTIILRFQIQDIIMQTQEGEETRSARDALLLWCQMKTAGYSHVNVTNFTSSWKDGLAFNALIHRHRPELFDFQNLTKSNARHNLEHAFSVAERHLGITPLLDPEDVFTENPDEKSIITYVVAFYHYFSKMRLLEVEGRRLGKVIEHAKETERMIEGYGGLASTLLTWIEQTITSLNSRSFANSLAGVQHQLQAFSTYRTVEKPPKFQEKGNLEVLLFTIQSRMRANNQRVYTPHEGRLVSDINRAWEQLEKAEHERELALRTELIRQEKLEQLARRFDRKAAMREAWLSENQRLVAQDNFGQDLPAVEAAKKKHEAIETDTAAYKERVQAIEAVAKELEVEGYHDIQRINGRKDNILRLWEQLLELLAARRQRLEMNLVLQYLFQEMLHSIDWMDEVKVRLGSPESGKHLLEAEELLQTHQLLERDMALQAEKTRAISAAALRFADAEGYRPCDPKVIRDRVSHLELRQQELQVLASQRRALLEQSRSLWTCLWELDEAESWIKEQEQLYSSLDFGKDLPGVLLLQRRHAAFEAELRSRGGRLERALAAGEGLVAAGWAAGRLRERGAAVRALWAQLEELAAFRQRGLSASEGFFQFQAEMEELVEGLRDARRRAAAEELGQDEYRTRALLRQHQELLEEIAAAQEQLDGLAQQAEGFSPELRAGPEAQSRLVALRELHADVAALAERRGRQLQDALDLYTVFGESDACHLWMGSKETWLGQLEVPQVLEDLDVAQHRLDGLEQETAAVASQIAAVNQAADGLLASGHPRSPQVRQCQEKLNERWDRFRELVSKRHRAVGSALRLLNYRLECEETRQWLLSKARAVEATAELGRDLAGVLATQRKLYGIERELAVAESRLAALRSQADRLAEERPEVAQEVAERLSAVTAAWEELQKALQEQAASLGEAGQLRRFLQDLDDFQAWLFGAQKAVAAADEVPASLAEAEDLLQRHEVARRDAEGHAAAFTALVESGERVVGEQADPQYEGLRQRLRGVEAGWAALGRMAEARHGFLVQCRGFQEFLRDAKQAEILLTNQEYTLAHLELPTTLEGSATALRRFQEFCAGMESSAEKVPEAVASGTKLVAEGNIFSEKVAEKCQALQERHEAVTAKAGEAATLLQDNHELQTFLQNCRELDAWVEEKMLTVQDASYGEARGLHGKWQKHQAFMAELAANQGWLEKIEMEGKELVSRKLQYGKVVAWQLDELRRRWDGLRAAAEEKGRQLFEANRSTLYAQSYGELESWLGQAKEELRATEQAKDLTATNLLLKRLMRLEEQVRARMKELEELGQQGPPPAGDVPDADGHEQRLQRRFLDLLEPLEKRRKELETAKAMYQLGRDLEDEKLWVQERLPLARSTEHGTDLPSVQRLAKRNETLQKELAGHAPRLAEVLSRGEAAAASGDELSPELEARVRELRGLWEMLQAEAAARHRRLREASEAQQYYLDASEAEAWVSEQELFMGAEEKPKPCQVLMGTAVPQDEESGLVMLKRHVRQQRSIEDYGQTIKELAGRAQQLLSAGHPEGEQIIRLQGQVDKHYAGLKEAAEERRRRLENMSHLFQLKREVEDLEQWIAERDVVASSQEMGQDLDHATLLREKFREFARETGSVGQERVDRVNLAIEDLIDAGHAEAATMAEWKDGLNESWADLLELIDTRMQLLAASHDLHKYFYDGTELLALIAARRQELPQDLGEDAGTVEAFHRMHSAFERDLQLLETQVQQFRETATRLQTAYAGEKAAGIQEQEQEVARALRALLEACSGRRARLVDTADKHRFFGMARDLLSWMESTVRQIETQEKPRDVSSVELLMKYHQGIRAEVDARSKSFTTCIELGKKLLQRKHQDSPEIKAKLVELVENRRAMMEMWEQRWDRLRLLLEVCQFSRDASVAESWLMAQEPYLASSDYGQTVDAVEKLLKRHEAFEKSSATWEERIAALRKLTTLELLGGRTLSEGLARDGATRTEAPDYQLDLDGELEAGSTKSLLACPTSSS; translated from the exons ATGACCTCGGCGAATGACTAcgagcagctggagctgcagcagcattaCAGCCGCATCAACGTCCGCTGGGACGCGTCCGACGATGAGCTGGACAACGACAACAGCTCGGCACGGCTCTTCGAGCGCTCCCGCATCAAAGCCCTGGCAG ATGAGCGGGAGGCCGTGCAGAAGAAAACCTTCACCAAGTGGGTGAATTCACACTTGGCTCGCGTCACCTGCCGCATCTCGGACCTCTACATGGACCTTCGGGACGGGCGGGTGCTCATCAAGCTTCTGGAGGTGCTGTCAGGAGAGCTTCTG CCAAAGCCCACCAAGGGCCGGATGCGGATCCACTGCCTGGAGAACGTGGACAAGGCGCTGCAGTTCCTGAAGGAGCAGCGGGTGCACCTGGAAAACATGGGGTCCCACGACATCGTGGACGGCAACCACCGCCTCGTCCTTGGCCTCATCTGGACCATCATCCTCCGCTTCCAG ATCCAGGACATCATCATGCAGACGCAGGAGGGTGAGGAGACGCGCTCCGCCAGAGATGCGCTGCTGCTCTGGTGCCAGATGAAAACGGCGGG GTATTCCCATGTGAACGTCACCAACTTCACCTCAAGCTGGAAGGACGGGCTGGCTTTCAACGCCCTCATCCACAGGCACAG gccTGAGCTATTTGACTTCCAAAACCTGACCAAATCCAACGCCCGGCACAACCTGGAGCACGCGTTCAGTGTGGCGGAGCGgcacctgggcatcaccccGCTCCTCGACCCCGAAG ATGTGTTCACAGAGAACCCCGATGAGAAGTCCATCATCACCTATGTGGTGGCCTTCTACCACTACTTCTCCAAGATGAGGCTGCTGGAGGTGGAGGGCAGGCGTCTGGGCAAG GTCATTGAGCACGCCAAGGAGACAGAGCGGATGATCGAGGGCTATGGGGGGCTGGCCTCCACCCTGCTCACCTGGATCGAGCAGACTATCACCTCCCTCAACAGCCGCAGCTTCGCCAACTCCTTGGCCGGGGTGCAACACCAGCTGCAAGCCTTCAGCACCTACCGCACTGTGGAGAAGCCCCCCAA GTTTCAGGAGAAGGGCAACCTGGAGGTGCTGCTCTTCACCATCCAGTCGCGGATGCGAGCCAACAACCAGCGCGTCTACACCCCACACGAGGGGCGTCTGGTCTCCGACATCAACCGG gcctgggagcagctggagaaagcGGAGCATGAGCGGGAGCTGGCGCTGCGCACCGAGCTCATCCGGCAGGagaagctggagcagctggcaCGGCGCTTCGACCGCAAAGCGGCCATGCGGGAGGCCTGGCTGAGTGAGAACCAGCGCCTGGTGGCTCAG GACAACTTTGGCCAGGACCTGCCGGCAGTGGAAGCGGCCAAGAAGAAGCATGAGGCCATTGAGACGGACACGGCCGCCTACAAGGAGCGGGTGCAGGCCATCGAGGCGGTGGCGAAGGAGCTGGAGGTGGAAGGCTACCACGATATCCAGCGTATCAACGGGCGCAAGGACAATATCCTGCGGCTCTgggagcagctcctggagctgctggctgcccGTCGCCAGCGCCTGGAGATGAACCTTGTCCTGCAGTATCTCTTTCAAGAGATGCTCCACAGCATTGACTGGATGGATGAAGTCAAA GTGCGGCTGGGATCACCTGAATCGGGGAAGCACCTTCTGGAGGcggaggagctgctgcagacTCACCAGCTGCTGGAGCGTGACATGGCTCTGCAGGCGGAGAAGACACGGGCCATCAGTGCTGCTGCCCTCCGCTTTGCTGACGCCGAGG GCTACCGTCCCTGCGACCCCAAGGTCATCCGGGACCGCGTGAGCCACCTGGAGCTGcgccagcaggagctgcaagTGCTGGCATCCCAGAGGAGAGCCTTGCTGGAGCAGTCCCGGTCCCTCTGGACCTGCCTCTGGGAGCTGGATGAGGCAGAGAGCTGGATcaaggagcaggagcagctctACTCCTCCCTGGACTTCGGGAAGGACCTGCCGggtgtgctgctgctccagcgCCGGCACGCCGCCTTTGAGGCCGAGCTGCGGAGCCGGGGTGGCCGGCTGGAGCGGGCGCTGGCGGCGGGAGAGGGGCTGGTGGCGGCGGGCTGGGCGGCCGGCCGGCTGCGGGAACGGGGGGCAGCGGTGCGGGCGCTGTGGGcgcagctggaggagctggcgGCTTTCCGCCAGCGTGGCTTGAGCGCATCTGAGGGCTTCTTCCAGTTCCAGGCAGagatggaggagctggtggaggggCTTCGGGACGCCCGCCGGCGGGCAGCCGCCGAGGAGCTGGGCCAGGACGAATACCGCACCCGCGCCTTGCTGCGGCAgcaccaggagctgctggaggagataGCGGCCGCCCAGGAGCAGCTGGATGGGCTTGCCCAGCAAGCCGAGGGCTTCTCCCCGGAGCTGCGGGCTGGCCCCGAGGCGCAGAGCCGGCTGGTGGCCCTGCGGGAGCTGCACGCCGATGTGGCCGCCCTGGCTGAGAGGCGGGGCCGCCAGCTGCAGGATGCTCTTGACCTCTACACTGTTTTTGGGGAGAGCGATGCCTGCCACCTCTGGATGGGGTCCAAGGAGAcctggctggggcagctggaggTCCCTCAGGTGCTGGAGGATCTGGATGTAGCACAGCACAG GCTGGatgggctggagcaggagacGGCTGCCGTGGCTTCCCAGATCGCCGCTGTCAACCAGGCAGCCGACGGGCTGCTCGCAAGCGGgcacccccgcagcccccaggtCCGGCAGTGCCAGGAGAAGCTCAACGAGAG GTGGGACCGATTCCGGGAGCTGGTGTCCAAGCGTCACCGAGCCGTGGGCTCGGCACTGCGCCTCCTCAACTACCGTCTGGAGTGCGAGGAGACTCGGCAATGGCTGCTGAGCAAAGCCCGGGCGGTCGAGGCCACTGCCGAGCTGGGCCGGGACCTGGCCGGCGTCTTGGCTACTCAACGCAAGCTCTACGGCATCGAGCGGGAGCTGGCGGTCGCCGAGAGCCGCTTGGCCGCCCTGCGCTCCCAGGCTGACCGCCTGGCCGAGGAGCGGCCCGAGGTGGCCCAGGAGGTGGCCGAGCGGCTGTCGGCTGTGacagctgcctgggaggagctgcagaaggctttgcaggagcaggcagcctcCCTGGGGGAAGCCGGGCAGCTCCGGCGCTTCCTGCAGGACCTGGATGACTTCCAGGCGTGGCTTTTTGGTGCTCAGAAAGCCGTGGCGGCTGCTGATGAGGTGCCGGCTTCTCTGGCCGAGGCGGAGGACCTGCTGCAGCGGCACGAGGTTGCCCGGCGGGATGCGGAAGGGCATGCGGCCGCCTTCACCGCGTTGGTGGAGTCGGGAGAGCGGGTGGTGGGGGAACAGGCGGACCCCCAGTACGAGGGGCTGCGGCAGCGCCTGCGTGGCGTGGAGGCTGGATGGGCCGCCCTGGGTAGGATGGCAGAGGCTCGGCACGGCTTCCTTGTCCAGTGCCGTGGCTTCCAGGAGTTCCTCCGTGATGCCAAGCAAGCGGAGATCCTCCTCACCAACCAG GAGTACACACTAGCCCACCTGGAGCTGCCCACCACGCTGGAGGGCTCGGCCACCGCCCTGCGCCGCTTCCAGGAGTTCTGCGCTGGCATGGAAAGCAGTGCAGAGAAGGTCCCCGAGGCGGTGGCCAGCGGCACCAAGCTGGTGGCTGAGGGAAACATCTTCTCCGAGAAGGTTGCCGAGAAGTGCCAGGCCCTCCAGGAGCG GCACGAGGCCGTCACTGCCAAGGCGGGGGAGGCAGCGACTTTGCTGCAGGACAACCATGAGCTGCAGACCTTCCTGCAGAACTGCCGGGAG CTCGACGCCTGGGTGGAGGAGAAGATGCTGACAGTACAGGATGCCTCCTATGGTGAAGCCCGTGGTCTCCACGGCAAGTGGCAGAAGCACCAGGCATTCATGGCTGAGCTGGCAGCCAACCAGGGCTGGCTGGAGAAGATCGAGATG gaggggaaggagctggTGAGCCGCAAGCTGCAGTACGGCAAGGTGGTGGCGTGGCAGCTGGACGAGCTGCGGAGGCGGTGGGACGGGCTGCGTGCCGCCGCTGAGGAGAAGGGCCGGCAGCTTTTTGAGGCAAATCGCTCAACGCTGTACGCCCAGAGCTATGGGGAGCTGGAGAGCTGGCTGGGGCAGGCGAAGGAGGAGCTGCGTGCCACCGAGCAGGCCAAGGACCTCACTGCCACCAACCTGCTGCTGAAGAGGCTGATG AGGCTGGAAGAGCAAGTGCGAGCACGGAtgaaggagctggaggagctagGGCAGCAGGGTCCCCCCCCTGCTGGGGATGTGCCGGATGCCGATGGGCATGAGCAGAGGCTCCAGCGGCGATTCCTTGACCTGCTGGAGCcactggagaagaggaggaaggagctggagaCTGCTAAGGCCATGTACCAGCTTGGACGGGATCTGGAGGATGAGAAG CTTTGGGTGCAGGAGCGGCTGCCCCTGGCAAGGTCGACGGAGCATGGCACCGACCTCCCGAGCGTGCAGCGCCTGGCCAAGAGGAATGAG AcgctgcagaaggagctggcgGGCCATGCCCCCCGCCTGGCCGAGGTGCTGAGCCggggcgaggcggcggcggcgagcggcGATGAGCTGAGCCCGGAGCTGGAGGCACGGGTgcgggagctgcgggggctgtgggagatgctgcaggcggaggcggccgcccggcaccggCGCCTGCGGGAGGCCAGTGAGGCTCAGCAGTACTACCTGGATGCCAGCGAAGCCGAGGCCTGGGTCAGCGAGCAGGAGCTCTTCATGGGAGCTGAGGAGAAGCCAAAG CCATGCCAGGTGCTGATGGGCACTGCCGTGCCGCAGGACGAGGAGAGCGGCTTGGTGATGCTGAAGAGACACGTCCGGCAGCAGCGGTCCATCGAGGACTACGGCCAAACCATCAAGGAGTTGGCAGGGAGggctcagcagctgctctctgccgGCCACCCTGAGGG GGAGCAGATCATCCGGCTGCAGGGCCAGGTGGACAAGCACTACGCGGGGCTGAAGGAGGCGGCTGAGGAGCGCCGCCGGCGCCTGGAGAACATGTCCCACCTCTTCCAGCTGAAGCGGGAGGTGGAGGACCTGGAGCAGTGGATCGCCGAGCGCGACGTGGTTGCCTCCTCCCAGGAGATGGGGCAGGACCTGGACCACGCCACG CTCCTGCGAGAGAAGTTTCGGGAGTTTGCGCGGGAGACGGGCAGCGTGGGGCAGGAACGTGTAGACCGGGTGAACCTGGCCATTGAAGACCTTATTGATGCGGGGCATGCAGAGGCAGCCACCATGGCCGAGTGGAAGGACGGGCTGAATGAGAGCTGGGCTGACCTCCTGGAGCTGATTGACACCCGCATGCAGCTCCTCGCCGCCTCCCATGATCTTCACAAATACTTCTATGATGGCACTGAGCTGCTGGCCCTCATTGCCGCCCGGCGCCAGGAGCTACCCCAGGACCTGGGTGAGGACGCTGGCACGGTGGAGGCTTTCCACCGCATGCACAGCGCCTTCGAGCGTGacctccagctgctggagacACAG GTGCAGCAGTTTCGGGAGACGGCGACGCGCCTGCAGACCGCCTACGCCGGGGAGAAGGCGGCCGGCAtccaggagcaggagcaggaggtggcGCGAGCCCTGCGGGCGCTGCTGGAGGCGTGCAGCGGCCGCCGGGCCCGGCTGGTGGACACAGCCGATAAGCATCGCTTCTTTGGCATGGCACGGGACCTGCTCTCATGGATGGAGAGCACCGTCCGGCAGATTGAGACGCAGGAGAAACCCAG GGACGTCTCCTCAGTGGAGCTGCTCATGAAGTACCACCAAGGCATTAGGGCTGAGGTAGACGCCCGGAGCAAGAGCTTCACCACCTGCATTGAGCTGGGCAAGAAGCTGCTGCAGCGCAAGCACCAGGACTCGCCGGAG ATCAAGGCAAAGCTGGTGGAGCTGGTAGAGAACAGGAGGGCCATGATGGAGATGTGGGAGCAGCGCTGGGACAGGCTGCGGCTGC TACTGGAGGTGTGCCAGTTCTCCCGGGACGCCTCGGTGGCCGAGTCGTGGCTCATGGCACAGGAACCCTACCTGGCCAGCAGCGATTATGGGCAGACAGTGGACGCAGTGGAGAAGCTGCTCAAGCGGCACGAGGCTTTTGAGAAGTCCTCGGCCACCTGGGAGGAGCGCATTGCCGCCCTGAGGAAGCTGACGACG CTGGAGCTCCTGGGCGGGCGGACACTGAGCGAGGGGCTGGCGCGGGACGGGGCGACGCGCACCGAGGCTCCTGACTACCAACTGGATCTGGACGGGGAGCTGGAGGCCGG cagcacaaaaAGTCTCCTCGCATGTCCCACAAGCTCCTCGTAG